TTCCCCCCATAACATTCACTCAGTACACAAATTCCTTTTCACCTTATCAATTCTTGACTTGACAAAAGGCCTTTTTCCAAAATACGTGCAAACCCCTGAGTTCAGAGACAGGAACTCCTGCATGTCCTCACTCCTCGCTGTTTCAGGTATGCTGTTTAGTTGCTATAAAATCAACAAATACAATTCcagtgatacagtacacttaggGATGTCATAGACTGAAGTGTCGAAAGCCAATATCTACCTTAAGGAAGGTATCCAGTTGGCCTTTACGGGCTTCCACCTTCTCACCATCTGTGTTCCCAAAGGGAAGGTCAGGGAACATTTTCTTCGGACCTTTTACATCTGCAATACAAAACAGTCGCTGGAAATAGTGACAAAATGTGTCAAGATATTCCCCAGGTAGATTTTGATCTTTTCTCACTCTTGACAAATTTCTTCACTTCTGGGTTCTCCTCTAAACGTGTTTGCAAGTTGAGGAACTCGCTGTATCTGCGGTTGACCGAGTGACAGGTTGCAGGTTGCAAAAAGTCACCGCTTTCGGGGCATGTTGCGGTCTCAAACTgcaaaagacaaaatgctgttttgtgTGGAAGGAAAAACAATCTTCACATTTGACGCCAAAGACAAGTGGACCTGTAATGTTACCGTGATAGTGTAGAGAGTATAAGGATGTGTTCCAGTACCACGCTGCTCCTTTGCACTGACTGTTCCAGCAATTTGCACATTCTGGATGCCCATTGATGGTTTGTTTGGAGTGTCAAAGTTCAAGGGACTGAGGCAAAGTCTTCTTGAAGGCCCTGCTGGGGATTTTTCTTGAGCAGGCCAGGGTAAATTCACAGGCACCGCCTTCGGCCCCAGATTTTTCAGCGTACCGAAGCAGCCAAAATCATCAGCGTCGTCGTTTAGATTCATCGTGTTGCAGAAGTTGGCTGAGGGACCGCATTCACACAAGCGTCTGGTCATGCCATCTTCCGTCTCGGACTGCATCAGGGAGTCCGGTGACAGCATCTTGGACTCTGGGAGGTGAGCGTAATGACCAGACGTGAGGGAACAGCAGTTGACTTTGCACGGTGTGAGCAGACCAGTGTGGCAATTCTCAGCTTTCCCAGAGCAAGTCTCAAGGCTCAGCATGCTGCACTGAGAGAAGTCCTCCTCACTCATCGGGCTGAGCAGCTCACGAAAATCAGAGTTGCTCTCGCTCGCGAGGCTCGCTTGATCCGAAGATGACAGACAGGTGATCCACGAATCATGGAGCGCGCACCTGTACAGGGCACCATCCTGTGGTTTTTGTGACCTGGTGAAGACGTCTACAATGGTTTGATTGAGCCAGTCGGGATCAGACAGCCTGCTTATTAGCGGCAGAAGCACATTGCAGGTAATGAGTTCAGTAACCATGTACCCTCCGGTCCTGGTTTCCATCTGAGGGTACGGAACAAGCACGTGCAAGACGAGGTTAACCAGAGCTCTGGCGTACCTGAGCTCAGCGGCTGCATCGCTCACAGCTGGATGAGGGCTGTCTACTTCCTGGTAGAGCTGCCAAAGGCTAACGTTCTCAACTTCTCGCTGTGTTTCCAGCAGCATGTGCCTGGCTGTCATGTAGCTCTGCAGGTGGCAGCCATACAGCTCTAAAAGCCGTTGGACCACGGCCTTTCTGTCTACATGTCTTGCACGCTCCTTCAGCTCCATCACCGATTCCAGCATGGAATTGCGCACCGCACGCTCAAACTCGCCTTCCACCTCTGGCAGAAGAGTGCGATACCAGGAAGACACAAAATCCCGCACCGCTTTGTGGACGGCGCTGTGGATCTCGTGATTGAGTCTCCACTCATGTTCGGCCGAACACTGAGATGGAGTCGCCCCACCGAGCGGCAAGAAATGCTCCAAGTGGAGAAGGCTGTTGGCATCCAGAATTGCTCGCGATCCCAACCAACCTCCCAAGACAACCAGGAGACTAGTGAAGATGCAGAGGAGCCAGACGTTAACAAGGAGATGGAAGAGGATCAACCAGGCCAGTAGAGCGCCGAGGCCTAACAGCCGTCTCCGCTGGCCCAGAACCTCTGACAGGGACCACTGATTAGACCTCTTGGATGAAGGCATTGTAGCCAACAGATGAACTGTAGCCTGCTAACAaatatggtttttttttagttctcaTTCAACTTTAACTGCAGGTTTCATCAATGACTTTCAGTACAGGACAGATGAGTCAAGTAGTCAAATATCTATAATATCTATagtagctatcttcgggcgggaggcgtggtacaccctgaactggtcgccagccaatcgcagggcacatagaaacaaataaccattcgcacctatgggtaattttgagtcttcaatcaacctagcacgcatgtttttgggatgtgggaggaaaccggagtgcccggagaaaacccacgcaggcacggtgagaacatgcaaactccacgcaggctgggccgggatttgaaccccggtccccagaactgtgaggcggatgtgctaaccagttgtctacTGTGCCGGCCATTTCTGATTTTGTCTTTGCATGCAGTTTctaaattatgattttaaaaaataataatccacacctaaattgaaacatttttaaaaacaactttccCCCTGAACCTCATAACCTTTTGTGTCAATACTCAgatacatttagattttttccACCCGccctaataaataaaatcatgatttacaaactgtattttgtatttacctGTACTTGCTTACCAACATGAATGATTGAATCATTCAAAACTTCAAACGTCCGAGTGCAATTGAAAGCAGCACAGTCTTCTCGGGAGAGCTTTGCCTCGACACCGAGACACTTGCTGTTGTCATGACAACGTCAATCAGTCAAACTCCCAAAACGAGTGTGCGTGCTATGTTTTATCTTACAAAAAATGGTTCCTCACACGTCACTTTATAATATTGTTAGGATACGAACTTGCAGCTCAATAGCAATGGCCTCTTAAAGGCAAGTGTAGCTCTTTAGAcatgaatttgtttattttaaaatagacaATCAATTGATAGTAGGCTACAACTTAATCAATACCACGTTGCACACTgataaacctttaaaaaaaaaaaaaaaaacaaggtcacCTGGATAGTTAGAGATTCATGCCTAGAACTGAGGCGAGCTTCCTCCTTGTGTTTTAATCTCCAACAAAGATTATGAGGATTAGCCTGTTTGTCTACTCAACTCGGTTTAGGTGTCCACTTTACCTGCCAGATTACAATTCCTCTTTGTATTCATTCTTTACAAAACACGATGCTTTTTCTATATTCTACGACTGTGACTACtgaatattatatacatattattattttttccatgtttGCCTTCATCCCAAATTAGACAGCTGTACTAATGGCAGCAAGTGCCTGTTGTTATCCACTATTTGCACCATTTAGAACagactgtaatatttgttgcagtaatttttaaaaaatgtagtttccccccccccccctcgaatTGGTCAATGAAAATTTGATAAATATGTACTTATTGGTATTCATTTGTTATTCAAGtatctaattaaataattattgaaaaaaacaaaatcttcgTCAAATGAaccatttaattaattttattaagTAATTGGTGACCAACtatgattaaattaattataaccCATGAATTAAATAATGACCAATAATTAtgattttataatttaaaaaaaaacaattgtacatatttgacattcacattttagttctttttttccgaCCTCATCTGCAATTGACCTGGCCTATCTGTCCGTTTCAAAACATCATATGTGGGTTTATACCAAAAGTCTATTTTGAAAATGCTCATACAGCGCACATGCATTTTCTATAAGGCTTGCCCTCATTGGGGTCATGGGGAATGAGATTTATATCTGTCCcttctgaatttgaatttaaagaacgtttatttttttacaatgacttttgtcatgttaaaatttgtacatgtctaataaaaaaaaaaactatatattttgatggttaaaaaaaaataataataataaaattaaaaaaaatagacatttcAATTCAAACTCGCACGGCACAGATATACAGCAGGTCTTCCGGAGTGCCATCCAGCAGGGTGTGCCGGAGCCAATCACAGTTGACCCCTCTCGTGCAAACCATTCAACATCGCCCTCTGGTGGTGACAATTTGAGATGCAATTCGTGGCAAAGAACAAATGAAACGAAAAGTAACGTTTTGCCACGAAAGTAGTCCGCCCGCAGAACGTGAGGAAAACAACGCCGAAGAGGAAAGAACATGTCGTCAAAACCGGTTCGGTAGCTAAGAATCACGCAGGCAGAAGACAACATGCTCCGGAGGTCCGAGCAACACACGTGCTACAATCTAGCGAGCACTTTGTTAGGGACAGGTGAAACCGCGTTGGAAAGGGATGTTTGcttttcattatatttttttatttcaggaaaaaaatgtattcatttgtattcataAAAATTGCAATTATAATTACTTAACCAATTAtagaatcaaataaaaacacgtAGAATAGTTTTATGTTACTAATATTGTTGTACACATTTTGTATAAACTAGTTAATtgtaataattatattatttgtaattaacaattaatacaaaattaCAATGGTTTGTTTTAGTCATGTTTTTGCATTTGATGTAAAATACGTTTATTAAACAATTCACTTTCACGTTCAATTGTATCATTTATCATTAATGTAATTAGGGGCAACCGTTTATTTAATACAATCATCAATATACTGGTTTATACAGTACaactttgtatttaattatacaTTACGTCACATAGCCAA
The DNA window shown above is from Phyllopteryx taeniolatus isolate TA_2022b chromosome 17, UOR_Ptae_1.2, whole genome shotgun sequence and carries:
- the snx19a gene encoding sorting nexin-19a isoform X1 — its product is MPSSKRSNQWSLSEVLGQRRRLLGLGALLAWLILFHLLVNVWLLCIFTSLLVVLGGWLGSRAILDANSLLHLEHFLPLGGATPSQCSAEHEWRLNHEIHSAVHKAVRDFVSSWYRTLLPEVEGEFERAVRNSMLESVMELKERARHVDRKAVVQRLLELYGCHLQSYMTARHMLLETQREVENVSLWQLYQEVDSPHPAVSDAAAELRYARALVNLVLHVLVPYPQMETRTGGYMVTELITCNVLLPLISRLSDPDWLNQTIVDVFTRSQKPQDGALYRCALHDSWITCLSSSDQASLASESNSDFRELLSPMSEEDFSQCSMLSLETCSGKAENCHTGLLTPCKVNCCSLTSGHYAHLPESKMLSPDSLMQSETEDGMTRRLCECGPSANFCNTMNLNDDADDFGCFGTLKNLGPKAVPVNLPWPAQEKSPAGPSRRLCLSPLNFDTPNKPSMGIQNVQIAGTVSAKEQRGTGTHPYTLYTITFETATCPESGDFLQPATCHSVNRRYSEFLNLQTRLEENPEVKKFVKNVKGPKKMFPDLPFGNTDGEKVEARKGQLDTFLKQLNSIPETARSEDMQEFLSLNSGVCTYFGKRPFVKSRIDKMMENALDTLKTAFPHPEAVSPTEDLEGDSEGRTLDNRKYRRLMFPSKVSPSLNIPDLHPKVTYCFSEGSPVLNGMSLSRLESFVLEQERLLCDPQGRKQAKQTELMGTDKATCGKIHGTDTAVADVALNILCLLMKDQWSWLCTENIQKAIRLIFGTFIERWMDIGVAHLTSAPCWVIYLQVLQEAVWPGGALPAQPQPERSTAERKETKERCLECLMQLLPELITDMLGSDKYRLSMETMLESLQEHHINKHLVYCICDLLLEFLIPESSNDSFQRSLLQSLCKDTPP
- the snx19a gene encoding sorting nexin-19a isoform X3; this encodes MLESVMELKERARHVDRKAVVQRLLELYGCHLQSYMTARHMLLETQREVENVSLWQLYQEVDSPHPAVSDAAAELRYARALVNLVLHVLVPYPQMETRTGGYMVTELITCNVLLPLISRLSDPDWLNQTIVDVFTRSQKPQDGALYRCALHDSWITCLSSSDQASLASESNSDFRELLSPMSEEDFSQCSMLSLETCSGKAENCHTGLLTPCKVNCCSLTSGHYAHLPESKMLSPDSLMQSETEDGMTRRLCECGPSANFCNTMNLNDDADDFGCFGTLKNLGPKAVPVNLPWPAQEKSPAGPSRRLCLSPLNFDTPNKPSMGIQNVQIAGTVSAKEQRGTGTHPYTLYTITFETATCPESGDFLQPATCHSVNRRYSEFLNLQTRLEENPEVKKFVKNVKGPKKMFPDLPFGNTDGEKVEARKGQLDTFLKQLNSIPETARSEDMQEFLSLNSGVCTYFGKRPFVKSRIDKMMENALDTLKTAFPHPEAVSPTEDLEGDSEGRTLDNRKYRRLMFPSKVSPSLNIPDLHPKVTYCFSEGSPVLNGMSLSRLESFVLEQERLLCDPQGRKQAKQTELMGTDKATCGKIHGTDTAVADVALNILCLLMKDQWSWLCTENIQKAIRLIFGTFIERWMDIGVAHLTSAPCWVIYLQVLQEAVWPGGALPAQPQPERSTAERKETKERCLECLMQLLPELITDMLGSDKYRLSMETMLESLQEHHINKHLVYCICDLLLEFLIPESSNDSFQRSLLQSLCKDTPP
- the snx19a gene encoding sorting nexin-19a isoform X2; the protein is MIQSFMLVSKYSLLVVLGGWLGSRAILDANSLLHLEHFLPLGGATPSQCSAEHEWRLNHEIHSAVHKAVRDFVSSWYRTLLPEVEGEFERAVRNSMLESVMELKERARHVDRKAVVQRLLELYGCHLQSYMTARHMLLETQREVENVSLWQLYQEVDSPHPAVSDAAAELRYARALVNLVLHVLVPYPQMETRTGGYMVTELITCNVLLPLISRLSDPDWLNQTIVDVFTRSQKPQDGALYRCALHDSWITCLSSSDQASLASESNSDFRELLSPMSEEDFSQCSMLSLETCSGKAENCHTGLLTPCKVNCCSLTSGHYAHLPESKMLSPDSLMQSETEDGMTRRLCECGPSANFCNTMNLNDDADDFGCFGTLKNLGPKAVPVNLPWPAQEKSPAGPSRRLCLSPLNFDTPNKPSMGIQNVQIAGTVSAKEQRGTGTHPYTLYTITFETATCPESGDFLQPATCHSVNRRYSEFLNLQTRLEENPEVKKFVKNVKGPKKMFPDLPFGNTDGEKVEARKGQLDTFLKQLNSIPETARSEDMQEFLSLNSGVCTYFGKRPFVKSRIDKMMENALDTLKTAFPHPEAVSPTEDLEGDSEGRTLDNRKYRRLMFPSKVSPSLNIPDLHPKVTYCFSEGSPVLNGMSLSRLESFVLEQERLLCDPQGRKQAKQTELMGTDKATCGKIHGTDTAVADVALNILCLLMKDQWSWLCTENIQKAIRLIFGTFIERWMDIGVAHLTSAPCWVIYLQVLQEAVWPGGALPAQPQPERSTAERKETKERCLECLMQLLPELITDMLGSDKYRLSMETMLESLQEHHINKHLVYCICDLLLEFLIPESSNDSFQRSLLQSLCKDTPP